In a genomic window of bacterium:
- a CDS encoding DUF4231 domain-containing protein, with product MNSGKFQEYLKERYENQIAWYDQKAIWNQKRYKIFQWSVIVLSAITPILVVIAVGGEWQRWTAVVVSALVAIGTTALKTFKYQENWINYRTTCETLRKEIYYYQAGIQGYEDSEDREALFIERVESLISRENTLWIISQKQEEKKAMHT from the coding sequence ATGAACTCGGGAAAATTTCAAGAATACCTTAAAGAGAGATATGAAAACCAGATAGCATGGTATGATCAGAAGGCTATCTGGAACCAAAAGAGATACAAAATATTTCAATGGTCCGTTATTGTCCTTTCGGCAATAACACCAATCCTTGTCGTTATCGCTGTTGGAGGTGAATGGCAAAGATGGACGGCTGTGGTTGTATCAGCTCTGGTAGCAATTGGAACTACTGCTTTAAAAACATTCAAATACCAGGAAAACTGGATTAACTACCGAACGACCTGTGAAACTCTTAGGAAAGAAATTTATTATTATCAGGCTGGCATTCAGGGGTACGAAGATTCAGAGGACCGAGAGGCCCTTTTTATTGAAAGGGTTGAGTCGCTTATCTCAAGAGAAAATACTCTATGGATAATTTCGCAAAAGCAGGAAGAAAAGAAGGCAATGCATACTTAA